A stretch of DNA from Aulosira sp. FACHB-615:
AGACGAAATTTTAGCGGAATTGGGTTATAGTTTGCTAAAAACACGAATGGAGTTACCACGTAGCGATCGCAATTTAGAACGTTTGCCAGAATTACAACAGCGAATTGATGAATCTTTACCACTAGTTAGCTTGAGCAGCGAGACAGCACGACGTGAAACACTTGTAGCACCTACATTGCTGGAAGTTGCTCGTTATTGTCAATGTCAAATCAGGATTGAGTATTCATTGACAGTAAACAACTGGTTAAAAGGTAATTTAGATTATTACCTGAAAAGCAATCTAAGTTTATTGGTAGTTGAAGCGAAAAATGATGACTTAACTAGAGGCTTTACGCAGATGGCAGTAGAGTTAATTGCTATTTCTGAAGTAGAAGAAGGTGATATTTTTTATGGTGCAGTAACAATTGGTGATGCTTGGCGTTTTGGTCGTTTAGAAAAAACAAAGCAGCAGATTTTTCAGGATATTTCGCTGTATCGCATTCCCGATGATTTGCCAGATTTAATGAAGATTTTGGTAGGAATTTTAGAATCAAGTAGTAGCATTTGATAAGATTCGTGCTTTTCTGGGAAAAAAAGTTGAATGAAAATTGCGATCGCCTAACCTTAGTAATGGGGAATACTAAGTAGTAGGCTTAATACTAAAAACTTGATGAAAGAAAATTATAATCGCCCCAGAGTGTATGATGCTGTGCTTGGTGGTCAAGAAAATGCGCCTCCTGGTGCTGTAGTCTTAGGAGGACTAGAAGGCGTTAAAAGACGCTTGGCAAATCCGATCATTGAACAAAAAATTGCCGCACTAGAAGAAGCACTCAAGTATGGCGAAGCAGGTTTAGAACTGGTAATCTCGGCGTTAGAAGATAGATTGTGGAAAGTCCGCTATGCAGCTTATTCCCTACTGGCTTCTCGACCAGAACCTATAGTGCAAGAAATACTACAAGAATATAGCCATAAAATTGACAGATATGATGCTTTTGTGGCGATGGCGCGTGCTGGCGGCGTGTCTGATATCGATACACTAATGGATAATTTAGAACACGATCGCAATAGCGCCACTTGTAAGTTAATTGACTTTACACTTGGCTTAGTTGATACTCATGAAGGTAAAGACAGAATCCGACATTACCTGTTCAACGGTACACAAATACAACGTAACTATGCAGCACTGTACTTTAAACGACGGGGGATCACAGATATTTTACGAGAAGCGGTAAGCCGGGGCTGTATTGATAGAGTGCAAGCCTTCTCCAAATAACAACCGCAATGTCAGAAAATTTCAATCAACCGCGAGAATATGATGCAGTTCTGGGTGGAAAAATACCACCGCCAAAAGATGGAGTGGTTTTAGGTGGTATTGCAGGTGTGAAACGGCGTTTGACTAGTGCAGTCTCGGTAGAAGAACAAGTTCTAGCTGTTGCGGAAGCGTTAAAATATGGTGAAGCGGGAATCAGGCTGGTGTTTGAAATTATCAATCCTGAATCTGAAAAACTGCAATTAACAATATCATCACTGCTGGGACAACAAGCATTAGCAAAATTACAATCCTCTTTAGACACCGAACCTCCCTTAATCTCTGCGGTTGGCGCAAACTACAGTAATTTACAAAAATTACTGGCTGCGGGAAAATGGCAAGATGCAGATCAAGAAACTGCCGCTATGATGCTGCAAATTTGTGATCGCACACAACAAGGATGTTTAGATCCCACCGACATTGAAAAATTTCCCTGTGCAGACTTAAACACCATTGAAACTCTCTGGCAAAAATCTAGCAATGGCCGCTTTGGCTTTGCAGTCCAAACTTATATTTGGCAAAAAGTTGGCGGTACAGCTAACCCTGACTGGGAAGCTTGGTGTCGCTTTGGTAAAGGTGTGGGATGGTTTTCTCAAGGTAGTTGGCGTTATTGGAACGATTTGCAATTTGATTTAAACGCTAATGTCGGACATTTACCCCGTGGTGGTGCATTTATCGGTTGGGGTTTAGGTGACTTTTGGACAGGTTGCAGAACCTTATCTGCACTTGCAGAGAAATTAGCCAGATGTAACATCATCTGAAATTTGGGAACACTGGTATTAGTCAGGACTTACACATCAATACTATCTGTTGAGATTGGGTGTAGAGGTGCAGGGGTGTAATTATTCAAAACCCTTATACCCTTCCCCAAAGCTTTAATTTTTAGTTTTCCTGCGTTAGTCCTAATTAGTATCGAGGAAACAATAATGCCAGAAAATCTCCAGCAACCGCGAGGATATGATGTTGTGCTGGGAGGACAAACACCACCTCCTGTAAATGGGTTAGTTCTCGGCGGAATTGAAGGTGTTAAA
This window harbors:
- a CDS encoding GUN4 domain-containing protein; the protein is MSENFNQPREYDAVLGGKIPPPKDGVVLGGIAGVKRRLTSAVSVEEQVLAVAEALKYGEAGIRLVFEIINPESEKLQLTISSLLGQQALAKLQSSLDTEPPLISAVGANYSNLQKLLAAGKWQDADQETAAMMLQICDRTQQGCLDPTDIEKFPCADLNTIETLWQKSSNGRFGFAVQTYIWQKVGGTANPDWEAWCRFGKGVGWFSQGSWRYWNDLQFDLNANVGHLPRGGAFIGWGLGDFWTGCRTLSALAEKLARCNII